A region from the Mucilaginibacter sp. CSA2-8R genome encodes:
- a CDS encoding RNA pseudouridine synthase, which yields MKIPKFADLIIYEDDNLFVVNKPPFISSLDERGEGSSEISMLRLAKSYWEDAQICHRLDKETSGALIIAKNPEAYRLVSMQFERRQVKKVYHAVIEGTHVFDNLLVDLPILNTGKGTVSISRQDGKRAETWFQSLQYFKHYTLVECRPVTGRMHQIRIHLATQRASIAGDEMYKGKPVFLSQLKRKYHLGKDQEELPIMKRFALHAHELTFKVDAEKQVVVNAPYPKDFETLLKLLNKFDS from the coding sequence ATGAAAATTCCAAAGTTTGCCGACCTGATTATTTACGAAGATGATAACCTTTTTGTGGTTAACAAGCCACCATTCATCAGCTCGCTCGATGAGCGGGGAGAAGGTAGCAGCGAAATCAGTATGCTCAGGCTGGCCAAAAGCTATTGGGAAGATGCCCAAATTTGTCACCGTTTAGATAAAGAAACATCGGGTGCGTTAATCATTGCCAAAAACCCGGAAGCGTACCGCCTGGTGTCTATGCAGTTTGAACGCCGGCAGGTTAAAAAGGTGTATCATGCCGTAATTGAAGGCACCCATGTATTTGATAACTTGCTGGTTGATTTACCAATATTAAATACCGGCAAAGGCACAGTGTCTATCAGTCGGCAGGATGGTAAGCGAGCCGAAACCTGGTTTCAATCACTACAATATTTTAAGCATTATACTTTGGTAGAGTGCAGGCCGGTAACAGGGCGCATGCATCAAATTCGTATTCATTTGGCTACGCAGAGGGCTTCTATAGCCGGTGACGAGATGTATAAAGGTAAGCCAGTGTTTTTATCTCAACTAAAACGCAAGTATCACTTAGGCAAAGACCAGGAGGAATTGCCCATCATGAAACGCTTTGCGCTGCACGCGCACGAGTTAACCTTTAAGGTAGATGCTGAGAAACAAGTGGTAGTTAACGCACCTTACCCCAAAGATTTTGAAACCTTATTGAAATTACTGAATAAGTTTGACAGTTAA
- a CDS encoding class I SAM-dependent methyltransferase, producing the protein MFNFRNCLFSAAILFCQCTPNNEHQGQSKSQATPSNDTVYTYKKPSPNGIGKIYKGREIAKVISFSGAGWLERDTRNQEENVNLAVKYLPVDQKSVVADIGAGTGFYTFRIAPKVNKVVAIELQDEALDYLKERAKKLKQSNVEVVKGSEKAPNLPDGSIDLALMVDVYHELEFPHEYLQALYKALKPGGKIVLLEYKGEDPEIPIKELHKTTTKQISKELTANGFSFIKDKTGLPMQHFLIYQK; encoded by the coding sequence ATGTTCAACTTCCGTAACTGTCTTTTTTCGGCGGCAATACTTTTTTGCCAATGCACCCCAAATAATGAGCATCAGGGTCAGAGTAAAAGCCAGGCAACTCCGTCTAATGATACGGTATATACTTATAAAAAGCCGTCGCCCAACGGCATTGGTAAAATTTATAAAGGCCGCGAAATAGCAAAGGTGATAAGTTTTAGCGGTGCTGGTTGGCTGGAGCGCGATACCCGTAACCAGGAAGAAAACGTTAACCTGGCGGTTAAATACTTACCGGTTGATCAAAAAAGCGTGGTTGCTGATATTGGTGCCGGCACAGGTTTTTATACGTTTAGAATTGCACCTAAAGTAAATAAGGTGGTTGCTATTGAACTGCAGGATGAAGCTTTGGATTATTTGAAAGAGCGGGCCAAAAAACTAAAGCAATCTAATGTTGAAGTAGTTAAGGGAAGCGAAAAAGCACCTAACTTACCAGACGGAAGCATTGACCTGGCGCTGATGGTAGATGTTTACCACGAACTTGAATTTCCGCATGAGTACCTGCAAGCTTTGTATAAAGCTTTAAAGCCAGGTGGTAAAATAGTTTTGTTAGAATATAAAGGCGAAGATCCCGAAATTCCTATTAAAGAGCTTCATAAAACCACGACTAAACAAATAAGCAAAGAGTTAACGGCTAACGGCTTCTCTTTCATTAAAGACAAAACAGGGTTGCCAATGCAGCACTTTCTGATTTACCAAAAGTAA